The following proteins are co-located in the Chloroflexota bacterium genome:
- the arfB gene encoding alternative ribosome rescue aminoacyl-tRNA hydrolase ArfB — MTDKDIIINRNITIPFNELRFRYARSSGPGGQHAQRTETKVELLFDLATTPSLGEQQRKRAMSRLKGRLDNDGILHLTSQAGRSQHENREDVIGRFRDLLSTALKRPKKRRSTKPSAAARRRRLEAKRRRSEKKKRRGPITSEE, encoded by the coding sequence TTGACAGACAAAGATATCATCATCAACCGGAACATCACTATCCCATTCAACGAACTGCGTTTTCGATACGCGCGCAGCAGTGGCCCTGGTGGTCAGCACGCCCAACGAACGGAGACGAAGGTCGAACTCCTCTTTGATCTCGCCACCACGCCAAGCCTTGGCGAGCAACAGCGAAAGAGAGCCATGTCCAGGCTTAAAGGGCGCCTGGACAACGATGGCATCCTTCACCTCACATCACAGGCCGGCCGCAGCCAGCATGAAAACAGGGAAGATGTTATCGGTCGTTTCCGCGATTTACTATCCACAGCGCTCAAGCGGCCCAAGAAACGACGGTCCACGAAACCCAGCGCAGCGGCCAGAAGGCGGCGCCTCGAAGCCAAGCGGCGGCGAAGTGAAAAAAAGAAGCGGCGTGGTCCGATCACGTCGGAGGAGTAA